Proteins encoded together in one Kutzneria kofuensis window:
- a CDS encoding ABC transporter substrate-binding protein, which translates to MSTDRFRSTTALVLATGLALGLTAACSSGADQQAGGPVTITIDGQPPQTQPFDRKIFDADVAAFEKAHPDIKIQAHEGFMDPKTFSAKLAGGQLEDVYYVYFTDPANLIARHQAADITDYVKDVPHVNDIQPALLDVFKDAAGHVYGLPTANYSMGLLYNRALFSKAGLDPDKPPTTWDEVRADAKKIADLGNNTVGFADYSKNNQGGWHFTAWMYAHGGDIAKKDGNTWKADFDNDKGKAVLQTLHDMRWTDNSMGSQQLLQIEDVQRMMGAGQLGMYLAAADNIPTLVNQFKGNYADYGLGAMPGGKGTLIGGEGYMINPKATPAQIKAGLTWIQWKYLNPERVDSEVLNTYKQQGQPVGLPVSPVPDLWTGAVRDQQEQAKEKFATVPVANYKPYLDGVQSLKGSLEPPSAQQVYAILDTVMSTVLTQQDANFDSLLSDASQKVNSVLATVK; encoded by the coding sequence ATGAGTACTGACAGATTCCGGTCCACCACCGCGTTAGTGCTGGCCACCGGCCTCGCGCTCGGCCTCACGGCGGCCTGCAGCAGCGGCGCCGACCAGCAGGCCGGCGGCCCGGTGACGATCACCATCGACGGCCAGCCGCCGCAGACCCAGCCGTTCGACCGCAAGATCTTCGACGCCGACGTCGCCGCCTTCGAGAAGGCGCACCCGGACATCAAGATCCAGGCGCACGAGGGCTTCATGGACCCCAAGACGTTCTCCGCCAAGCTGGCCGGCGGCCAGCTCGAGGACGTCTACTACGTCTACTTCACCGACCCGGCGAACCTGATCGCGCGCCACCAGGCCGCGGACATCACCGACTACGTGAAGGACGTCCCGCACGTCAACGACATCCAGCCCGCCCTGCTGGACGTCTTCAAGGACGCGGCCGGCCACGTCTACGGCCTGCCGACGGCGAACTACTCGATGGGCCTGCTCTACAACCGGGCCCTGTTCAGCAAGGCCGGCCTCGACCCGGACAAGCCGCCGACCACCTGGGACGAGGTGCGCGCGGACGCCAAGAAGATCGCCGACCTCGGCAACAACACCGTCGGCTTCGCCGACTACTCCAAGAACAACCAGGGCGGCTGGCACTTCACGGCCTGGATGTACGCCCACGGCGGCGACATCGCCAAGAAGGACGGCAACACCTGGAAGGCCGACTTCGACAACGACAAGGGCAAGGCGGTCCTGCAGACCCTGCACGACATGCGGTGGACGGACAACTCGATGGGCAGCCAGCAGCTGCTGCAGATCGAGGACGTGCAGCGGATGATGGGCGCCGGCCAGCTCGGCATGTACCTGGCCGCCGCCGACAACATCCCCACCCTGGTCAACCAGTTCAAGGGCAACTACGCCGACTACGGCCTGGGCGCGATGCCCGGCGGCAAGGGCACGCTGATCGGCGGCGAGGGTTACATGATCAACCCGAAGGCCACGCCCGCGCAGATCAAGGCCGGCCTGACCTGGATCCAGTGGAAGTACCTCAATCCGGAGCGGGTCGACTCCGAGGTGCTCAACACGTACAAGCAGCAGGGCCAGCCGGTCGGCCTGCCGGTGTCGCCGGTGCCCGACCTGTGGACCGGCGCCGTGCGTGACCAGCAGGAGCAGGCCAAGGAGAAGTTCGCCACCGTGCCGGTGGCCAACTACAAGCCCTACCTGGACGGCGTGCAGTCGCTCAAGGGCAGCCTGGAACCGCCGAGCGCCCAGCAGGTCTACGCCATCCTCGACACCGTGATGTCCACTGTGTTGACGCAGCAGGACGCCAACTTCGACAGCCTGCTCTCCGACGCGAGCCAGAAGGTGAACTCCGTGCTCGCGACGGTGAAGTGA
- a CDS encoding LacI family DNA-binding transcriptional regulator, producing MTRRLAEVAQKVGVSEATVSRVLNGKPGVSEATRAAVLTALDVLGYERPTQLRGERARLVGLVLPELQNPIFPAFADVVGNALAQQGFTPVLCTRTAGGVSEAEYVELLLQQHVSGVVFAGGLFAQADASHEHYLRLTNRKLPAVLVNAAVEDLAFPKVACDDAVAAEQALGHLLSLGHTRVGMVLGPPDHMPSRRKEAAFLAHAARAGVEIPDDAIQHTMFSLEGGHAATSKLLNQDITGIVCASDPQALGAIRAVRRKGLTVPGDVSVVGYDDSAFMNCIDPPLTTVRQPIEAMGRAAVELLVNQIEGAAVSTEELLFEPELVVRGSTAPARP from the coding sequence ATGACAAGACGCCTTGCGGAGGTCGCGCAGAAGGTCGGAGTCAGCGAGGCGACCGTCAGCCGCGTGCTCAACGGCAAGCCCGGGGTCTCCGAGGCCACCCGGGCGGCCGTGCTCACCGCGCTGGACGTGCTCGGCTACGAGCGGCCCACCCAGCTGCGCGGGGAACGGGCCCGGCTGGTCGGCCTCGTGCTGCCCGAGCTGCAGAACCCCATCTTCCCCGCGTTCGCCGACGTGGTCGGGAACGCGCTGGCCCAGCAGGGCTTCACGCCCGTGCTGTGCACCCGGACCGCCGGTGGCGTGTCCGAGGCCGAGTACGTGGAACTGCTGCTCCAGCAGCACGTTTCCGGGGTGGTGTTCGCCGGCGGGCTGTTCGCCCAGGCCGACGCCTCACACGAGCACTACCTGCGGCTCACCAACCGCAAGCTGCCCGCCGTGCTGGTCAACGCCGCCGTCGAGGACCTGGCGTTCCCCAAGGTCGCCTGCGACGACGCCGTCGCCGCCGAGCAGGCGCTGGGGCACCTGCTGTCGCTCGGGCACACCCGCGTCGGCATGGTGCTCGGACCGCCTGATCACATGCCCTCGCGCCGCAAGGAAGCCGCCTTCCTGGCGCATGCCGCCCGCGCCGGCGTGGAAATCCCCGACGACGCCATCCAGCACACCATGTTCTCGCTGGAAGGCGGCCACGCCGCCACGTCCAAGCTGCTCAACCAGGACATCACCGGCATCGTCTGCGCCAGCGACCCGCAGGCCCTCGGCGCCATCCGGGCCGTCCGGCGCAAGGGCCTCACCGTCCCCGGCGACGTGTCCGTGGTCGGCTACGACGACTCGGCGTTCATGAACTGCATCGACCCGCCGCTGACCACGGTCCGCCAGCCCATCGAGGCCATGGGCCGGGCCGCGGTCGAGCTGCTGGTCAACCAGATCGAAGGCGCCGCCGTGTCCACCGAGGAGCTCCTCTTCGAACCCGAGCTGGTCGTCCGCGGCTCGACGGCCCCCGCCCGCCCCTAA
- a CDS encoding cupin domain-containing protein, producing MVNPNTIIETLGLQPLPVEGGHWAQTWRDANGTGIYYLLVAPEFSALHRLEHPEIYSFHAGAPARMLLLHPDGSVTRPVLGIDLAAGQRPQVAVPAGVWQATETTGEWSLLGTFMAPPYTDDCVSFADSGLAAAYPAAAPGIRRLTR from the coding sequence ATGGTGAATCCGAACACGATCATCGAGACGCTCGGCCTGCAGCCGCTGCCCGTCGAGGGCGGGCACTGGGCGCAGACCTGGCGTGACGCCAACGGCACCGGCATCTACTACCTGCTCGTCGCCCCCGAGTTCTCGGCGCTCCACCGGCTGGAACACCCCGAGATCTACAGCTTCCACGCCGGCGCCCCGGCCCGGATGCTGCTCCTGCACCCCGACGGCTCGGTGACCCGACCGGTCCTCGGCATCGACCTCGCCGCCGGCCAACGCCCGCAGGTGGCCGTGCCGGCCGGGGTGTGGCAGGCGACGGAGACGACCGGCGAGTGGAGCCTGCTGGGCACGTTCATGGCCCCGCCCTACACCGACGACTGCGTCAGCTTCGCCGACTCCGGCTTGGCGGCCGCCTACCCCGCAGCGGCCCCCGGCATCCGCCGCCTCACCCGCTAG
- a CDS encoding SDR family NAD(P)-dependent oxidoreductase produces MLTGKAALVTGATTGIGAGIAARLAAHGARVLAHYRSRPPEEPNVLAAQADLREPEEVDRLLATATDQLGGLDIVVNNAGVQPVQPLSELTLADWRAVFAGNVDSAFLVTKAAANLMVERGTGGSIIAIGSIEGTVPAVGHAHYASAKAALLMHTKAAALEYGPHGIRVNAVSPGLIARPGIEQAWPEGVRSWTDHAPLGRLGTPDDVGDACVFLASDLARWMTGQNLVVDGGMSVRPAW; encoded by the coding sequence ATGTTGACGGGCAAGGCGGCGCTGGTGACCGGCGCCACCACCGGGATCGGGGCCGGCATCGCCGCCCGGCTGGCCGCGCACGGCGCACGGGTGCTCGCGCACTACCGCTCTCGCCCGCCGGAGGAGCCGAATGTCCTTGCGGCGCAAGCGGATCTGCGCGAACCGGAGGAGGTGGACCGGCTGCTGGCAACGGCCACGGACCAGCTCGGCGGGCTCGACATCGTGGTCAACAACGCCGGCGTGCAACCGGTGCAGCCGCTTTCGGAGCTGACGCTGGCCGACTGGCGGGCGGTGTTCGCCGGAAACGTCGACAGCGCGTTTCTCGTCACGAAAGCGGCCGCAAACCTCATGGTCGAGCGGGGCACCGGCGGTTCGATCATCGCCATCGGCTCCATCGAGGGCACGGTGCCGGCCGTCGGCCACGCGCACTACGCCTCGGCGAAGGCCGCCCTGCTCATGCACACCAAGGCCGCCGCGCTCGAGTACGGGCCGCACGGCATCCGCGTCAACGCCGTCTCCCCCGGCCTCATCGCCCGGCCGGGCATCGAGCAGGCATGGCCCGAGGGCGTGCGGAGCTGGACCGACCACGCGCCGCTCGGCCGGCTCGGCACTCCCGACGACGTCGGCGACGCGTGTGTGTTCCTCGCCTCCGACCTGGCGCGCTGGATGACCGGCCAGAACCTGGTCGTCGACGGTGGCATGTCGGTGCGGCCGGCATGGTGA
- a CDS encoding SDR family NAD(P)-dependent oxidoreductase has protein sequence MSEIDPAELETCLKVLAAVTKLPAEHPTAIQVRRASSQIAKEARRERRSQARRAVTAADREVTAQTATGSPVRIDDETQGIPLVSTAVGATAGTLLRPRSCYVCKTRYVEVDAFYHQLCPSCAAFNRAKRDARTDLTGRTALLTGGRAKIGMYIALRLLRDGAHTTITTRFPSDAVRRFAAMPDSADWLHRLRVIGVDLRDPAQVVALADTVAAAGPLDILINNAAQTVRRSPGSYSLLVEAESDPLPAGPLPEMITLGSPHDAHPLALAGTELTSLAADVTALALTAGSASPARYAAGTAVDAAGLTPDLADVNSWTQTVDQVDPVELLEVQLCNQTAPFILISRLRPVMAAAEARRKYVVNVSAMEGQFGRGYKGAGHPHTNMSKAALNMLTRTSAGEMLSDGILMTAVDTGWITDERPHPTKLRLADEGFHAPLDLVDGAARVYDPIVRGEAGEDLHGCFLKDYAPSPW, from the coding sequence ATGTCCGAGATCGACCCCGCCGAGCTGGAGACGTGCCTGAAGGTGCTGGCGGCCGTGACCAAGCTGCCCGCCGAGCACCCGACGGCGATTCAGGTTCGCCGGGCCTCCTCCCAGATCGCCAAGGAGGCCCGGCGCGAGCGGCGCAGCCAGGCCCGCCGGGCCGTGACCGCCGCCGACCGCGAGGTGACCGCGCAGACCGCGACCGGGTCCCCGGTCCGGATCGATGACGAGACGCAGGGCATTCCGCTGGTGTCCACCGCCGTCGGCGCGACCGCCGGCACCCTGCTGCGACCCCGCTCCTGCTACGTCTGCAAGACCCGGTATGTCGAGGTCGACGCCTTCTACCACCAGCTCTGCCCGTCGTGCGCGGCGTTCAACCGGGCCAAGCGGGACGCCCGCACCGATCTGACCGGGCGGACCGCCCTGCTCACCGGTGGCCGGGCCAAGATCGGCATGTACATCGCGCTGCGGCTGCTTCGGGACGGGGCGCACACCACCATCACCACTCGGTTCCCGAGCGACGCCGTACGGCGGTTCGCCGCCATGCCCGACAGTGCCGACTGGCTGCACCGGCTTCGTGTCATCGGCGTCGACTTGCGTGATCCCGCCCAGGTCGTGGCCCTCGCCGACACCGTCGCCGCGGCCGGGCCGTTGGACATCCTCATCAACAACGCCGCCCAGACCGTGCGTCGCTCGCCCGGCTCCTACTCGCTGCTCGTCGAGGCCGAGTCCGACCCGCTGCCCGCCGGCCCCCTGCCGGAGATGATCACCCTCGGCAGCCCCCACGACGCCCACCCCCTGGCCCTGGCCGGCACCGAGCTCACCTCGCTGGCCGCGGACGTGACCGCGCTGGCCCTGACCGCCGGCTCCGCCTCGCCGGCCCGGTACGCCGCCGGCACCGCCGTCGACGCCGCCGGCCTGACCCCCGACCTGGCCGATGTCAACAGCTGGACCCAGACCGTCGACCAGGTCGACCCCGTCGAGCTGCTCGAAGTCCAGCTGTGCAACCAGACCGCCCCTTTCATCCTGATCAGCCGGCTCCGCCCCGTCATGGCCGCCGCCGAGGCCCGTCGCAAGTACGTCGTCAACGTGTCCGCCATGGAGGGGCAGTTCGGCCGTGGCTACAAGGGCGCCGGGCATCCCCACACGAACATGTCCAAGGCGGCGCTGAACATGCTCACCCGCACCAGTGCCGGGGAGATGCTCAGCGACGGCATCCTCATGACCGCCGTCGACACCGGCTGGATCACCGACGAACGCCCTCACCCCACGAAGCTCCGCCTGGCCGACGAGGGTTTCCACGCCCCTCTCGATCTGGTCGACGGCGCTGCCCGCGTCTACGACCCCATCGTCCGTGGCGAAGCGGGTGAGGACCTCCACGGCTGCTTCCTCAAGGACTACGCCCCGTCGCCGTGGTGA
- a CDS encoding glycosyltransferase, translated as MAGDINVLSLYEGFFSGGARILHSDVLAGLHGQGQRHRVLSIHGQSRREATVQRMQDDASYRKLVAAGMPVSALRAGSTGPAEFDEAELAAFEREVSGVDVVLTLKEQPLRLVNQAGARGKPVITCLHRSDPENQGSALAELRTAVSTGVIAALVCCAESTRAAYHAAGIPADLLEVIPNGVDARRFRPDRLARARLRRALGITPDAAVIVFAARYDVMKNVPLFLAAAAAFLVARPDAHVVMCGAGMTAANPLLTADLAVVGLETSSRLHRLGVRDDPQTLFAAADVVSLTSAFGEAAPLCLIEGMMCGAIPVATDVGDCAPIVAGRGLLTAPEPTAIAAAWAEALTRRDEFGPALRDSRTRFGRRRMIASYARLIRHVSRRTGMTLSGVAA; from the coding sequence GTGGCCGGTGACATCAATGTGCTGTCCCTCTACGAGGGGTTCTTCAGCGGTGGAGCGCGCATTCTGCACAGTGATGTGCTGGCCGGCCTGCACGGCCAGGGTCAGCGGCATCGCGTGCTGAGTATCCACGGACAGTCGCGGCGTGAGGCGACAGTGCAGCGGATGCAGGACGACGCCAGCTATCGCAAGCTGGTCGCTGCCGGCATGCCGGTGTCCGCGCTGCGTGCCGGTAGCACCGGGCCGGCCGAGTTCGACGAGGCGGAGCTGGCGGCGTTCGAGCGGGAAGTGTCCGGTGTGGACGTTGTCCTCACGCTCAAGGAGCAGCCGCTGCGTCTGGTCAACCAGGCCGGCGCTCGCGGCAAACCCGTGATCACCTGCCTGCACCGATCCGATCCCGAGAACCAGGGGTCCGCGCTGGCCGAGTTGCGCACCGCGGTGAGCACCGGCGTCATCGCGGCGCTGGTGTGCTGCGCCGAATCGACCCGGGCTGCCTATCATGCCGCAGGGATCCCCGCCGACCTGCTCGAGGTGATTCCCAACGGGGTCGACGCACGTCGGTTCCGTCCCGACCGGCTGGCCCGGGCCCGGCTGCGCCGCGCGCTGGGCATCACCCCCGACGCCGCGGTGATCGTGTTCGCCGCGCGCTACGACGTGATGAAGAACGTGCCGCTGTTCCTGGCGGCCGCGGCGGCTTTCCTGGTGGCGCGGCCGGACGCGCACGTCGTGATGTGCGGGGCCGGGATGACCGCGGCGAACCCGCTCCTCACCGCCGATCTGGCCGTGGTCGGCCTGGAGACGTCGTCGCGGCTGCATCGGCTCGGGGTGCGCGACGACCCCCAGACGCTGTTCGCCGCGGCCGACGTGGTGTCGCTGACGTCGGCGTTCGGCGAGGCGGCCCCGCTGTGCCTGATCGAGGGCATGATGTGCGGCGCGATCCCGGTCGCCACCGACGTCGGCGACTGCGCGCCCATCGTCGCCGGCCGCGGCCTGCTCACCGCGCCCGAACCCACGGCCATCGCCGCCGCTTGGGCGGAAGCACTGACCCGCCGCGACGAATTCGGTCCCGCGCTCCGGGACAGCCGCACCCGGTTCGGCCGCCGCCGCATGATCGCCTCGTACGCGCGCCTCATCCGACACGTGAGCAGGCGCACCGGGATGACGCTGAGCGGCGTGGCCGCCTGA
- a CDS encoding uridine kinase, with translation MRVRPVSFDILTEQLADRITDLGSSRLRVLIDAAPAARPEAMADALVDPLRLRGRSVLRVSAKDFLRPASLRFEHGRTDPDSYFDDWLDIGGLAREVLDPAAPDGSGSVLPSLWNAETDRASRASYVDLPEHGVVVLDGALLLGRWLPFELTVHLDMSPAALRRRTPPDEHWTLPAFDRYRAEVDPGAVADVVVKMDDPNHPAIIDP, from the coding sequence GTGAGGGTTCGTCCGGTTTCCTTCGACATCCTCACCGAGCAGCTGGCCGATCGCATCACCGACCTGGGTTCTTCCCGGCTTCGGGTGTTGATCGACGCCGCCCCCGCCGCTCGTCCCGAGGCGATGGCGGATGCCCTGGTCGATCCCTTACGGCTACGCGGCCGTTCCGTGCTTCGCGTGTCCGCCAAGGACTTCCTTCGACCGGCTTCGCTCCGTTTCGAGCACGGCCGCACCGATCCCGACTCGTACTTCGACGACTGGCTCGACATCGGCGGCTTGGCCCGTGAGGTCCTCGACCCCGCCGCCCCTGACGGCTCCGGCTCCGTGCTGCCGTCGCTGTGGAACGCCGAGACCGACCGTGCCAGTCGGGCGTCCTATGTGGACCTTCCCGAGCACGGGGTTGTGGTGCTGGACGGCGCTTTGCTGCTCGGGCGGTGGCTTCCGTTCGAGCTCACCGTGCATCTGGACATGTCCCCCGCCGCCCTTCGCCGCCGCACTCCCCCCGACGAGCACTGGACCCTGCCCGCCTTCGACCGCTACCGCGCCGAGGTCGACCCCGGCGCCGTCGCCGACGTCGTGGTGAAAATGGACGATCCGAACCATCCGGCCATCATCGACCCGTAA
- a CDS encoding mechanosensitive ion channel domain-containing protein translates to MTRRLFPDTKRAIGAGTLAALIVIAVEMFGRLGAGAMLWEKAVSVAGAFLFVAVMVVAIRNLGNVVVRHTQSHIGISHAGIIRLGISLIGYQVAVVTALGMLNVGIGQLLVGGALTGVVLGIACQQSLGNLFAGLVLLVSRPFNIGDQIVVHSGALGGPHMGMVLEMGLVYVVLETDDGVVRLPNSAVLAAGVGPRPATDPEPAPQVAPDPAKGLSE, encoded by the coding sequence ATGACAAGGCGGCTGTTTCCCGACACCAAACGTGCCATCGGCGCCGGGACGCTGGCTGCGTTGATCGTCATCGCCGTCGAGATGTTCGGGCGGCTCGGCGCCGGGGCCATGCTGTGGGAGAAGGCGGTGTCCGTCGCCGGGGCGTTCCTCTTCGTCGCCGTCATGGTCGTGGCCATCCGCAACCTCGGCAACGTCGTCGTGCGGCACACCCAGTCGCACATCGGCATCAGCCACGCCGGCATCATCCGGCTCGGCATCTCCCTCATCGGCTACCAGGTCGCCGTCGTCACCGCCCTGGGCATGCTCAACGTCGGCATCGGCCAACTGCTCGTCGGCGGCGCGCTCACCGGCGTCGTCCTCGGCATCGCCTGCCAGCAGTCCCTCGGCAACCTCTTCGCCGGTCTCGTGCTGCTGGTGTCGCGGCCGTTCAACATCGGCGACCAGATCGTCGTGCACTCCGGGGCCTTGGGCGGGCCGCACATGGGAATGGTGCTGGAGATGGGTTTGGTGTACGTCGTGCTGGAGACCGACGACGGCGTTGTCCGGCTGCCCAACAGCGCCGTCCTGGCCGCCGGCGTCGGTCCCCGGCCCGCGACCGACCCCGAACCCGCGCCGCAGGTCGCCCCCGACCCCGCGAAGGGCCTGTCGGAGTGA
- a CDS encoding Gfo/Idh/MocA family protein has product MHASTDLRVGLLGYGIAGAVFHAPLIAATPGLRLSAVVTANAERKAQVAADHPGALVLDRAEQLWSEELDLVVVATPNRTHVPLATEALDAGFAVVVDKPFAPTAEEARKLTEHARELGLPLTVFHNRRWDNDFRTVRQLIDAGELGAVHRFESRFERWRPIPKGGWRELGDPAEAGGSLYDLGSHLIDQALQLFGPVRSVYAELDRRRAGVQVDDDSFVALTHKSGVRSHLWMGALTPQLGPRMRVLGDKAGFTKYGLDGQEDALRAGNRPGGPEWGVEPSSLSGQLGVDGSLRRVTSVPGAYQDFYALTRDAVRGEGHVPVTPEEAIAVLEVIEQARSVA; this is encoded by the coding sequence ATGCACGCAAGCACCGATCTGCGGGTGGGGCTGCTCGGCTACGGCATCGCGGGCGCCGTCTTCCACGCCCCGCTGATCGCGGCCACCCCCGGCCTGCGGCTGTCCGCCGTCGTGACCGCCAACGCGGAGCGCAAGGCCCAGGTCGCCGCCGACCACCCCGGCGCCCTCGTCCTCGACCGGGCCGAGCAGCTCTGGTCCGAGGAACTGGACCTGGTCGTCGTCGCCACGCCCAACCGCACCCACGTGCCGCTGGCCACCGAGGCCCTCGACGCAGGCTTCGCCGTGGTCGTGGACAAGCCGTTCGCGCCGACCGCCGAGGAGGCGCGCAAGCTCACCGAGCACGCCCGCGAGCTCGGGCTGCCGCTGACCGTGTTCCACAACCGCCGGTGGGACAACGACTTCCGGACCGTCCGACAGCTCATCGACGCCGGCGAGCTCGGCGCCGTGCACCGCTTCGAGTCCCGGTTCGAGCGCTGGCGGCCCATCCCCAAGGGCGGCTGGCGGGAGCTCGGCGACCCCGCCGAGGCCGGCGGCTCGCTCTACGACCTCGGCTCGCACCTCATCGACCAGGCCCTGCAGCTGTTCGGGCCCGTTCGGTCCGTGTACGCCGAGCTGGACCGGCGGCGCGCCGGCGTGCAGGTCGACGACGACTCCTTCGTGGCCCTCACGCACAAGAGCGGCGTCCGCTCGCACCTGTGGATGGGGGCGCTGACCCCGCAGCTCGGGCCGCGGATGCGGGTGCTCGGCGACAAGGCCGGGTTCACCAAGTACGGGCTGGACGGGCAGGAGGACGCCCTGCGCGCCGGCAACCGGCCCGGCGGGCCCGAGTGGGGCGTCGAGCCCAGTTCGCTGTCCGGTCAGCTCGGTGTCGACGGCTCGCTGCGCCGCGTGACCTCCGTTCCCGGCGCGTACCAGGACTTCTACGCCCTCACGCGGGACGCCGTGCGCGGCGAGGGCCATGTGCCGGTCACGCCCGAGGAGGCCATCGCCGTGCTGGAGGTCATCGAGCAGGCCCGCTCGGTGGCGTGA
- a CDS encoding ROK family transcriptional regulator → MQSKPGANLGALRDHNAAVVLDLIRRRDGISRVDLANCSGLTAQAVSKIVTRLITAGLVAESGQLAPTVGRPTTLLRLVPHARHAIGVHIDRDELRLVLIDLAGRVIAADHRPGLVGSIGELAEPIRKLASTVDPATLAGVGVGCPGPLDHRSGVLHHANRLPGWENAELGPMLTAAIGLPVIVDKDTNAAVLAELWTTDLPSQMAMIYVGTGIGAGLVLDGRVYRGGRTNAGEFGHTVMALDGPPCVCGRRGCLEALCGPAAVVAKAAGEPVPESLVLTRFAQLDHAEVAWAGDILGVAVMDLVNLLDLDRVVLAGRAAPAYLDGVGRALLGTGVEMTLSGWGPQLVAVGAATSPLAASWTATDALAARRG, encoded by the coding sequence ATGCAAAGCAAACCCGGAGCGAATCTCGGCGCACTGCGCGACCACAACGCCGCCGTCGTGCTCGACCTGATCCGTCGACGCGACGGCATCAGCCGCGTCGACCTGGCCAACTGCAGCGGCCTGACCGCGCAGGCGGTGTCCAAAATCGTGACCAGGCTCATAACCGCCGGCCTGGTCGCCGAGTCGGGCCAGCTTGCCCCTACGGTCGGCCGCCCGACGACCCTGCTGCGACTGGTGCCGCACGCCCGGCACGCCATCGGCGTCCACATCGATCGCGACGAGCTGCGCCTGGTGCTGATCGACCTGGCCGGCCGGGTGATCGCCGCCGACCACCGGCCGGGCCTGGTCGGCTCGATCGGCGAGCTGGCCGAGCCGATCCGGAAGCTGGCGTCCACAGTGGACCCCGCCACGCTGGCCGGCGTCGGCGTCGGCTGCCCCGGCCCCCTCGACCACCGCAGCGGCGTGCTGCATCACGCGAATCGCTTGCCTGGTTGGGAAAACGCCGAACTCGGTCCGATGTTGACGGCCGCCATCGGCCTGCCGGTGATCGTCGACAAGGACACCAACGCGGCGGTGCTCGCGGAGCTGTGGACCACGGACCTGCCGAGCCAGATGGCGATGATCTACGTGGGCACCGGCATCGGCGCGGGACTGGTGCTGGACGGCCGCGTCTACCGCGGCGGACGGACCAACGCCGGCGAGTTCGGCCACACGGTCATGGCGCTCGACGGGCCGCCGTGCGTGTGCGGGCGGCGCGGCTGCCTGGAGGCGCTGTGCGGGCCGGCGGCGGTGGTGGCGAAGGCGGCGGGTGAGCCGGTGCCGGAGTCCCTGGTGCTCACCCGCTTCGCACAGCTCGACCACGCCGAGGTCGCCTGGGCCGGCGACATTCTCGGCGTGGCCGTGATGGACCTGGTGAACCTGCTCGACCTGGACCGCGTAGTACTGGCCGGGCGGGCGGCGCCGGCCTACCTGGACGGGGTGGGCCGGGCCCTGCTCGGAACGGGGGTCGAGATGACGCTCAGCGGCTGGGGGCCGCAGCTGGTCGCGGTCGGGGCGGCGACGTCACCGCTGGCCGCGTCGTGGACGGCCACCGACGCGCTCGCGGCTCGACGGGGCTGA
- a CDS encoding protein-L-isoaspartate O-methyltransferase family protein, which produces MIKQQNTACPATDEFLAAVDISAGQRVLQVAVGDRLLDPDEVTTVAGDAAYFGDPTGAPYDRIVVTAGVAGISPHWLDQLAPGGVIYAPVAHGGMHPVLAVTKRAAGPHARPVLWGDFPPATGPLRPDALFHDPHRVLRGPATYRVPGGHLDLNEDNYQDLWFFLAARDARITRAELDDPDFDPARGCLAKHEPAHGTAWIQTDGSIMAVGDSNTALAVVNLLLAQATQWDKTLDRPQFTQWQCGFQLDDLVSHPLWLPHRWQLSASASTRFSPVEPRARRWPSTTRPAVTSPPRPRPAAAPSR; this is translated from the coding sequence ATGATCAAACAGCAGAACACTGCTTGCCCTGCCACCGACGAGTTCCTCGCCGCGGTGGATATCAGTGCTGGTCAGCGCGTATTGCAGGTCGCGGTCGGTGATCGTCTGCTTGATCCGGACGAGGTCACGACCGTCGCCGGCGACGCGGCCTACTTCGGCGACCCCACGGGCGCCCCGTACGACCGCATCGTGGTCACCGCGGGGGTGGCCGGCATCTCGCCGCACTGGCTCGACCAGCTGGCCCCGGGCGGCGTCATCTACGCCCCGGTGGCCCACGGCGGCATGCACCCGGTGCTCGCCGTCACCAAGCGCGCCGCCGGCCCGCACGCCCGCCCGGTGCTGTGGGGCGACTTCCCGCCCGCCACCGGCCCGCTGCGCCCGGACGCGCTGTTCCACGACCCGCATCGCGTGCTGCGCGGCCCGGCCACCTACCGAGTACCCGGCGGCCACCTGGACCTCAACGAGGACAACTACCAGGACCTCTGGTTCTTCCTGGCGGCCCGGGACGCGCGCATCACCCGTGCCGAGCTGGACGACCCGGACTTCGACCCGGCCCGCGGCTGCCTGGCCAAGCACGAGCCCGCCCACGGCACGGCCTGGATCCAGACCGACGGCTCGATCATGGCGGTCGGCGACAGCAACACCGCGCTGGCCGTGGTGAACCTGCTGCTGGCGCAGGCGACGCAGTGGGACAAGACCCTGGACCGGCCGCAGTTCACCCAGTGGCAGTGCGGCTTCCAGCTGGACGACCTGGTCAGCCATCCGCTGTGGCTGCCGCACCGGTGGCAGCTGTCGGCGTCGGCCAGCACCCGGTTCAGCCCCGTCGAGCCGCGAGCGCGTCGGTGGCCGTCCACGACGCGGCCAGCGGTGACGTCGCCGCCCCGACCGCGACCAGCTGCGGCCCCCAGCCGCTGA